In Centroberyx gerrardi isolate f3 chromosome 20, fCenGer3.hap1.cur.20231027, whole genome shotgun sequence, a genomic segment contains:
- the tvp23b gene encoding Golgi apparatus membrane protein TVP23 homolog B codes for MMRRDSNDDDVSLFDAEEDAGRKSKKTNIKHPVASFFHLFFRVSAILVYLLCEFLSSSFIACMVTIILLLSCDFWTVKNITGRLMVGLRWWNQVDDDGKSHWVFESRKGAGKQQASDSESRIFWLGLIVCPILWVVFAFSTLFSFRIKWLAVVIMGVVLQGANLYGYVRCRVGSKTSLKNMATNYFGRQFLKQALSKEEES; via the exons ATGATGAGACGA GATtccaatgatgatgatgtgtccCTGTTTGACGCAGAGGAGGATGCTGGGAGAAAGTCCAAGAAGACGAACATCAA GCATCCAGTGGCATCCTTCTTTCACCTCTTCTTCAGAGTTAGTGCCATCCTTGTGTATCTGCTCTGTGAGTTTTTGAGTAGCAGTTTCATCGCCTGCATGGTTACAATAATCCTTCTGCTATCATGTGACTTCTGGACTGTAAAG AACATCACAGGCAGGTTGATGGTGGGTCTCAGGTGGTGGAACCAGGTGGATGATGATGGAAAGAGCCACTGGGTGTTTGAGTCTAGAAAG GGGGCCGGGAAGCAACAGGCCTCAGATTCGGAGTCACGCATCTTCTGGCTCGGACTGATTGTGTGTCCCATTCTCTGGGTTGTCTTTGCCTTCAGCACCCTCTTTTCGTTCAGGATTAAGTGGCTG GCTGTGGTGATCATGGGAGTGGTGTTACAAGGGGCCAACCTGTATGGATACGTGCGCTGTAGAGTGGGAAGCAAGACCAGCTTAAAGAATATGGCTACTAATTATTTTGGAAGACAGTTCCTCAAACAG gcgCTGTCTAAAGAAGAGGAATCGTAG